The Macadamia integrifolia cultivar HAES 741 unplaced genomic scaffold, SCU_Mint_v3 scaffold1475, whole genome shotgun sequence genome contains the following window.
CTTACAAGATCCCTCTATCACACCCTCTCCACTCCCCAGAAGAGGAACTCTGTCTCATCATCGACGATCGCTCCAAAAATCATCTCACCTCTGAAGCCGCCAAAAAGAAAATCCAGGCCGACGGAATCCCCATCTCGAAGGTCCTCAAGCTTTCTAAGCTTAAAACAGATTATCGCCCATTCGAGGCCAAGCGCAAGCTCTGTAGCTCCTATGATCTCTTCTTTGCCGATAAATGGATCATTCCTCTCCTTCCAAAGCTATTGGGGAAAGAGTtcttcaagaaaaagaagattccCATACCAGTCGATTTAACCCACCAGAACTGGAAGCAGCAGATTGAGTACGCTGAATTGACGGGGAA
Protein-coding sequences here:
- the LOC122063844 gene encoding ribosomal L1 domain-containing protein 1-like → MASSDSPVPLPAPSSTSSRVSSGIVGKAVDALLKWNESKKKTLEKAQLLEQDDFLYLILTLKKIPANGRTNPYKIPLSHPLHSPEEELCLIIDDRSKNHLTSEAAKKKIQADGIPISKVLKLSKLKTDYRPFEAKRKLCSSYDLFFADKWIIPLLPKLLGKEFFKKKKIPIPVDLTHQNWKQQIEYAELTGKKRKKVHWVKEEGGLVRSCRAPFE